The window TTCTATCGAGTTCTTCGTTCATCAGATAGTCTTCATACTCGATTTCTTGCTTTTCCAGGTCTTCGGTCTTCTTGGTCAGACCTTGAGCTGTTCTTACTACTTCTACCAGTTCTTTCTCAATCCGTTCCCGGTCCGGGTCGACGTCTTGTTCCAGAATCTCCCTGGATTCTTCAGCTGCTTCATGGATCGGCGAGTATTCAGAGTCGAACCTGTCGAATCGAGGTTCTGAGGAAAGCACTCGCTGTAAATTTTGTTCTACCAGAGTGACCAGTGCTTGTTTTGGGCTGAGGTCCTCCCAGGCGCGGTAGTATGCCTCGGTCATCTCTTCAATTTCTGTTCTCCATTCCGGTGCCTGATCTCGGATTTCCTGCAGGTCGTCGATATGTTGTCTTGGTTCACACCGGTCGTTGTGAATGATCGAATTTCTGGCTTCGATTATCGGAGTGAGTGTGTTCTCGAGTTCTTTGGGTACTTGACCGGGGACCTCTTCGAGTTTGTCCCGTACCAGGCTCCATTGCTTGTGTATGCGGTCTTGATTGATGGAAGCCATTGCTCCCAGGTTTTCTTCAGCGGTGTTGGTTAGAACTGTGGAAAAGTAGTTGTGGAGAAGGTAGTATCCGGTTCGCCGGTCTTCGATGTTATCCAAGTTGAGTTCGTCGAAAAGTTCGAGGTATCTCTCTGGTTGCGGTAGCTGGCTCATTACCAGTCGTGTTCACCCCGACACAGTGTAAACGATTGGGAGAAGGACACTAATTTGATGCGCGAGTCTGTACCGTCCTGCTATGGGCAGTAAGACGTATGAGGAGGAAAGGGAGTGTAACGAGTGCGGAGCTACCTATACTGCTTCTGTCTATATCGGTGTAGGCCGGGATTCAACTAGAGGTCTCTGTAATAGCTGCTACCGTGAGCAACGGCAGCAACGGGTTGATAGCGTTCTCTCGAAGCACGAGGATGTATGGTACAGGCCGGATTCCGAAAAGTATGAGATCGCGGTGTACAAGCCGGACGGCGATCGTCGGTACTACAAGCACGATATACACGCTGTCCAGAGAATTGAGTCCTGGTATTCCGAATAGCCGTGTTTCCCGAGTTCAGCTATACCTGAATTACCTTGTAGCCAGTATATTACCAGTATTTATCTATCAATCCGGCAGGATTACCTTGAGCAACTTACGGACCGCGGATTAAAGGGTTTAGTCGGCCCTAGATGCCTATTTTCGGCGGTAGTTATATAGTGTCTTAGAACATACGCTGACATGTCTCCCATCACGAATACACACCAGGAGACGGAGAGCAAACTTTGAGTTCGCACGCAGAATCCCAAGAACTCGGTAGAGGCCAGCAAACACTGCATGAGGCAGTTAATTCTCACCGGATCTATGAACCGGTTAGAGGTGTTCATCCCCGTGTCGAGCTTCCGGACGAGGAGTACGAGGAGTGGCTTGACAGTAACCAGGACGTCGAGTACGTGGTAATCAACTTTTCAGATGCTCAGAAAGTCATCAAGCGGGATGGGGGCCTGCGCCAGGCCATCGAGCCGTGGCATATCCCAGTAATCCTCGGAACAGAGCACGACGACGATGTCAACAAGCGTACTTTCCAGGACGTAGTGGATCTGCTGGAGGTGGTGCAGCCAGCGATCTACGTCCCAGACGTGGTCTACAGCTACAACTGGATGGAGGACGAAATCCAGGAAAACGCTATCGAGGCATACATCGGCCATGTCAGAGATCTCCAGAAGGAGATTATCGAGCAGGACTTCGATATCCGGTTGATCCCGACGAACAAGGGCTGGAAGTACGAACACTTCGTTGAGTACCGGGAGTTATACGATGAGTTCGATTACGAGGAGTTTGCGTTCTACGCTGTCCAGTACACCGGTGGGGATGCCGGTAACGGGATCAACGTGCTCCAGAGCCATGTCAGGAACTCCATCGCTGCTATAGACATGGAGGATGTTTTCCTGATCGGATGGCTTGCGGAGGACGACCTGTTTGATTTCGCTCCGCGTGTCCGTGGTGCTACCGGGCTTCGGCAGTGGAAGGATGCCTGTTCTACGAGGAACGGGCTTTCGCAGGATCCGTGGCCAGAGTTTCAGGAAAGCCGCGAGGCCAAGCTTTCGTTTAACGAGGATCAGGAGCAGAGGCCGGTAAACGAGTTCTTCAGCGGAAAAGAGGATAACTGAACGATGTTCGTATTCCTTGGTTCATACAGCGGCGGTGATTACGATTCGTCGGATAGTGATGATTCACAGAATGATGGATCGACTGACGATCATACTCAGACCGGTGTAGACGATTACACTGGAGACGACGGAGACGATAACCCCGAGGAAGATTCGGATAGCGCTGCAGGTGCTGCTGCAGGCGTTGCCGATGCTGCAGGTGCTGCCGCTGGTGCCGCTGGTGGAGGTGCGGGTGGTTCAGCTGGTGCTGCTGCCGGAGCCGGTGCTGGTGCAGGAGCAGTTACAGAGCCGCCAGAAGGCGACGATCCCGGCGACACGGATGAAACCGATGAAGACGAAGACTGTGAAGAGGAGGAAGAGGAACAACCTGAACCCCCGGATATTGAGGAACCGGACATAGATCCTGAAGACGACGTCGACGAGCCTGACACAGAGGAAGACACGGAAGAGGATGTCGACGAGTCCGAAGACGTCGAAGAGGATACGGAAGAGGAGGACTCGGACGATGAGGCGGCTGAAGACGAAGAGCAGGAGAGCGATGAAGACAACGAGGAAGACGAGGACGAGGAGGAAGATGAGACAGTGGTCGTGGTCCAGGAAGTCGATGCGTTGAGCGCCATGTCCTGGTGTGTCCAACCAGTGATGAAACGGGTTGAGGAGTGCTACGGTGAAGAGATTGAACTCTTCTACAAACCGGCTCCCGTCCGTGAAGTTGACCCAGAGCAGGAGAAGCAGAAGTGGATTGACGCCGGTCAGCAACTCGGTATGCCGGTTGATCCTTCGTTCTGGGAGGACGACCCGCCGATGTCTACGGAGCTAGTCAACAAGGCGTTCGAGGCAGCAGACAGGCAGCGTCGGGGTATGGATTACCTCAGGGCGTTGTGGCGGCATGGTGTTGCAGCTGGTCGGGACATCAACGACGAGGATGTTCTGGTCGACCTGGCATCAGATCTCGGCTTGGACCGGGAGCGTTTCGAGGAGGACTTGGATGAGGTTGAATTGGAATCCGGTGGGCGTGGCGAGCTGCCGTTCACGTTCATGGAGATTCAGGGTGCTCCGGTACCGAAGAATGGCCGTGTCCGGTACTCGGACTTCAGGACTCAGTTCACGTTCCAGGGTGTCGAGGAGCAGGAGCCTCAGGATCTGCAGGGATTCGTAGAGGAGCATGGGCCTGTGGCCACGCCTGAAGTGATGGAGGTCTATGGTATCCGGCGTGAGGAAGCCGTGCAGCGTCTCCAGGATGTCGATGGAGTTTCGTCGTTCGAGGCTGGCGGAGAAGACTTCTGGTGTTGAGTTAATCAGATCTCATCGAGGCTATACTGTCTTTCTCGTCCCGTGGTGTCTATTGTTCTGATGGTGAGGCCCGAGGTACCGAAGTCTTCTAACAGGTTTCGGCAGGAGTTGCAGATATCCACATGGCGTGTGTCGCTGTAGACTGCTACGTCTGAGACTTCGCTGGCTCCTTCTGAGAGGGCTTTGTAGATAGCTACTCGGAGTGCATGCACTGTGTCTTGTTCGCTGGGAATCTCTAACTCGGCTCCTGAGTAGATACTGTTGCTGTCGGTGTAGACCGTTGCCCCATTGCTTTCGCCGCTGGTAGAGTTCTTCGCAGCTTCTTTCGCGGTTTCCCGAAGTTCTTCTCGCAGCTCTTCTGGTGTCCGGCCTGTCCCCTGTGTTGACGGTGGCTGGATATCGAGGTCGCTCGGCTCAACCTGCCGGACCTTGTACGGTGTCAGGATGGTATCTTCGTCGTCCAGTCGGGCTTGATAATCGGTCATAGTTCTATGAAGTTGCTTGATTCGATGTCTGTGTTGCCGGTGCTGTAGAGTTCGGTGAAGTCAGGGTCGTCGCGGTCGTAGACGAACTCTTCACAGAAGGCCTGAATCAGTGTGTCTGCAGATGGATCCTCTACTTCGAACCCGTAGTCTCGGAAGAGGAATGCTGCGAGTGGTTCGACAGGAACCTGCTCGCCACTGCACAGGTGTTCTCTGGCGAGTTCGGCGTGATTGTCGAAGAGTTTCCAGCGGCTTTTGCGTCCGTCTTTTTCGAACTCTCCGACTTTCAGGAGTGGAGTTGTTGTCCGGAGTGACGAGGGTGCGTATGTCCCGGCCACGTTTTTGTTGAACCAGAGCTCGGTTTCCTCAAAGTCGTCGACGGTGAAGGGTACGAGGTATGGCTTTTTCCCGGACCTCATTTCGAAGTACTTGTCGAAGAAGTCGTTGTAGTTGAAGTCCAGATCGTCAAGCCGGTTTTCCATACCTGCTTCTTGTCGAAGGCAGAGGTATCCGGGGAACAAGCGGTGGATCGGCAGATCGACCAAGTCCCAGAACGATTCACGGACCACATCGACATCGAGGATGTATTCAGGCATCTGTTTCTCTCTCGGTTACTCTTCTGCTTCGTGAAGTGACTTAAGTTCGCTTGTCAGCTCGTTCAGCGCCTCGTCGGGACCGAACACCTTGCCGTGGAGCTTCTCAATTCCGCTGTTGGCGTATTCCTGGGCGATGGTGTAGACAAGTTTCTCGTCTCTGAGGATGTCAGGGTCTCGTGTTTCTTTGACTGCCACGGACTGGATAATCCATTCTTGTTCGTCTGCAAGGGAGTCCCGGCCAAACAGGTAATGGAGATCTCCGTCGAGTTCTACTCTGCCTCCTTTCTCCCGTCCGTAGCCCATAGCGAACAGGAATATTTCACGGAGTTCAACTTCGTAGAACGGGGAGGACTCGGTTGTCCTGAGTTCTTCGTAGAGTTCGCGTTTGGAGCGTTCAATGGCAACGTCACGAGGAGCTTCGGTTTCCTCGTATTCGACCTGGCTTGAGTCAGTCATCGGTCATTCACCTGGGTAACGTCTTTTTCGTAGTTGAGACGGTATTCGTGGGCGATACTGGGTTTTAGCATGGCTTGGACTTCCTGGCTGTACTCTTCGTCGGTCATCAGGAATGTGATCTGCGTGTCCTGGAGGTAGTCAGGAAGGTTTTGGGCGATCCTGCGTTTGGGGCGGCTGGAGATCCTGCCCAGTGGTGTGTCGATTACCAATGGTGCGCTGAATCCACTGATTTTGGAGAGGGCAGACATGAAGGAGAGAGCGAGTACCTGGCGTTCGCCAGCAGACAGGGAGCCAAGCTTTTTCTCTCCGCTGGGGCCGAAGACCTTCACCTGGTACTCGTCGGTAAGTTCTACGTCGTAATTTTCGTCTTTCCAGATAAGGTCGTTGAAATACTGATTCAGGTATTCCTCAGTTTCGTTCCTAACCTCTTTGAGAATCTCTGCCCTGATCTCCTGCATCTCTTCTTCGCTGTCATCGATGAAAGAGATCTTCTTGGCGAGGACTTCGTATTTTTCCTCCTTCTCCAGTTCTTCCTGCCACGCCTGACGGCGATCCTTGACTTTCTGTTCCTGTTGCTCAATCTCTCCTCGCAGCTGGCCGACTTCTTCCCGCATCTGGCGGATACGTTCCTCGATTTCGCTCCTCTGCTGTTCTAACTGGGCGACGTCGACGTCTTCCGGGATTTCTTTGCCTTCCAGTTCCTTGGAGATGTCTCGGAGCTGGCGTTCAATTCCCTCGATGTCGTCTTCGATACCGGTGATGTCCCCGACGCCTTGGAGGAGGGCGTTGAGTGAGTCGTCGGCCTGTGAGAGCAGGTGAGGTATCTCGATTTTACCCTCGATGTTCCCCTCGGTGATTACGGCAACCTCTTTCCGCAGCTCTTCCAGATGTTCCCGTTTCTCTTCGTCATCTTCGAGTTCTGCGCCACAGATACATTCTCCGCGATCCAGTAGTTGGTCGAGGAACCAGTCTTGGATCTTTGGCGGCAGCTGTCCCTGGTTCTCCAACTCTTCCAGCTGTTCCAAGGTGAACCGGAGAGCGTCCTCGTTGTAGATCAGTGCGCCTGCTTCAGCGAAGTTCTCAGCGACTTCCGCACGTTTCTCTACAAGATCGTCTCGTTTCTCGTCCAGTCGGTCATTGAGGTTTTCACGCCGTTCGAGTTTTCGCTGGACTTCAGGGTCGCTGCTGCCTGCAAGCTTCTCATCGATTTCATCAAGCCGGTCGTTTGCATCCCTGATATCTCGCTCGTACTCTTCTTCCCGGGATTCGAGGTCTTCCAGCTTGTCTTCGGCTTCCTCGTATTTCTCTCGTTTCCGCTTGGCTTCGCCTTCGTATTCTGTGGAGGTTCGCTCTAACTCTGTTCTAACGGTGTCTATGTGATCCAGTGACCGGTTCAGGAGTTCAATGTGGGAGACGTCCAGGATTGCGGATTCGACACGGTCGGTGTATCTCTTATCGAAGAAGTCGTCCAACTGCTCTCCGTCGAAGAGGAAGTATTCGTGGACTCGTGTCGGCAGGATCTCTGAAAGCCGGGTGTGAGGGTTTGGTACGTCCCGCCAGTCCTGCTGGAATTTCTGTCGTAGACGGAGGTCGCCGGTAGCGTCACTGAAGTCTCCGTCTTCCCTTTTGGCGGTGCGGAACTCCCGTGTGAAGATGTACTTGGGTTCGTCCTTCCCGAGTGTGACTTCGACGTATCCGGACGCGCTCTCTCCTTCGTTGATTTCGTCCAGTCGGCGTTTGTTCACCAGTGGATCTGATTCAAGGCCTTGTTCTTCCTGTGTTTCGAGGTGTGTTTCCTCGTTGTAGAAGCAGAGTGTGATAGCGTTGAGGAGGTTGGATTTCCCTGCTCCGTTCTGGCCTTCGATGATGTTGATATGTTGGTCGCCGTCGATCTTGAGGTCAATTCGGACTGTACCCTTGTACTGCCGGTAGTCCTTCAGCTCGATGTCGAAGATCTGCAGGTTGTTCATTCGTCACCTTGCTCTTGTGTTTCCTCGATGTGTTCCTCGATCAGTTCTCTGTATTCGTCGGAATACTGGTAGTTTTCCCGGTCGAGTTTAGACCGTTCGAACCGGAGGATTTCGTTGATGAAGTTGCGGAGATCGTCCCGCTCGATCTCGTCTGTCTTCTCGAGTATGAGGGAGTGGACATCAGTTTCTTTCATGTATGGTGTCGTTTACTAGTTCAACTCATATGGTCAGGGTACTTCAAATCTCGTAGACTGTTCTCAGTCGTTCGATTCCATTCCGTGCTTGGTGTTCGTTCCGCGCGTTGTCGGCAAACTCTTCAAATCGGTCGAGTTCTTTCCTCAGCAGGTTCTTTTCTGACTCTTGAACGTCGTCTGGGGGATGGAGTGAAGGTACAACGATCATGTCGTAGATTACTGCTTTGTCTTTGCCGGGGTATTGGCGTAGCAGTCTTCCACGCCGCTGGACGAACTGCATCGGATTTCCGCTGTTGGACATGAGGACTGCTTGCCTGGTCGATGGCACGTCGACGCCTTCATCGAGGCATCTCATGGCGACCAGGGCATCGTAGTCTCCTTTATCGAAGAGTTCGAGAAGTCGCTGCCGTTCCTCGTCATCTTCCTCGTAGGTGAATTTGTGCTGGATGATACCGTGTTCGTTCAGTACTTCCTGTACTTGGTCGATTTGTTGGGGATTAGTGTAGGCTAAGAAGTGGTCAACGTCTCCGATCTCGTCCAGGATATCGTGTAGGGCCTGGTACTTGTTTTCTGCACTTTTCACCAGCTTGGAGCGTTTCATCGCTAATCGTTCTACAACTTCGTCAGGGGCGTCTTCACTGGCGGAGGCCGCAGCTACCTTTTTTGTCAGTTGCTGGTACTCTTCTAATTCTTCTTGGGTCATCTCGACGATGATAGGGTGGTAGTCGTACGGTGTCAGGTAGTCTGGAATCGCATCTGCCAGTGTGTATTTGAAGATGACGCCGTTGAAGTATTCCAGTAGATACGTGGTCCCTTCTTCGTCGTAATGGCGTTCTGGAGTTGCTGAGAGACCGATGCGGGCGTCGTAGCTGGCCAGCAGTCCTTTTCGTTGGTCATCTGATCCGAGGCGGTGGACTTCGTCCCCTATCAGCAGGGTTTTGCAAGTTGCGGAGTCGAGTTTTTCCCGGAAATACGAGTTGCTAAGGGTCTTATGGGTGGTGATTACGAAGGCTTGGTCTCTGACACCGAGGTTGACGTTAGAGACTAATTTGGATAGATCTGATTTCCAGTCTGGGTTCATTGACCCGAAGATCATCCTGGGGTTGTCGAAGTCGAACAGTTCCATGCTTTCCGCCCATTGTGGAGCCAAGTGAGTGACAGGAACAGCGATAACAGTGATTACGGGTTCGTCCTGTTCTTCGAGATATTGTTCGAGGGCGGATAGGGCTGTGATTGTTTTCCCGGTGCCAGTTGCCATTTCGAAGAGCCCGTTGCAGGCGTTCTGGAACCAGGATTTGACGGCTTTGTCCTGGTAGTCTCGAAGCGTTATCCCGGATTCTTCCTCTTCATCAAAGTCGTATGGAGGGCTGTCGTATTCACGGAGATCTGCCAGTTCTTCTTTGATGCTTTCTGGGATGGTGTAGACAGCTACGTTGTCGTCTTGATTCTCCCAGAGCGCGTCGAAGCGTTTTTCGTGGTAGTCGACTCCTTCCTGGTCGCGTTTGCTGAGCCAGTCACAGTCGATGGTATATGCTTCGTAGTTCCGGAGAGCTTGC is drawn from Halopiger aswanensis and contains these coding sequences:
- a CDS encoding cytidine deaminase family protein, whose protein sequence is MTDYQARLDDEDTILTPYKVRQVEPSDLDIQPPSTQGTGRTPEELREELRETAKEAAKNSTSGESNGATVYTDSNSIYSGAELEIPSEQDTVHALRVAIYKALSEGASEVSDVAVYSDTRHVDICNSCRNLLEDFGTSGLTIRTIDTTGRERQYSLDEI
- a CDS encoding chromosome segregation protein: MNNLQIFDIELKDYRQYKGTVRIDLKIDGDQHINIIEGQNGAGKSNLLNAITLCFYNEETHLETQEEQGLESDPLVNKRRLDEINEGESASGYVEVTLGKDEPKYIFTREFRTAKREDGDFSDATGDLRLRQKFQQDWRDVPNPHTRLSEILPTRVHEYFLFDGEQLDDFFDKRYTDRVESAILDVSHIELLNRSLDHIDTVRTELERTSTEYEGEAKRKREKYEEAEDKLEDLESREEEYERDIRDANDRLDEIDEKLAGSSDPEVQRKLERRENLNDRLDEKRDDLVEKRAEVAENFAEAGALIYNEDALRFTLEQLEELENQGQLPPKIQDWFLDQLLDRGECICGAELEDDEEKREHLEELRKEVAVITEGNIEGKIEIPHLLSQADDSLNALLQGVGDITGIEDDIEGIERQLRDISKELEGKEIPEDVDVAQLEQQRSEIEERIRQMREEVGQLRGEIEQQEQKVKDRRQAWQEELEKEEKYEVLAKKISFIDDSEEEMQEIRAEILKEVRNETEEYLNQYFNDLIWKDENYDVELTDEYQVKVFGPSGEKKLGSLSAGERQVLALSFMSALSKISGFSAPLVIDTPLGRISSRPKRRIAQNLPDYLQDTQITFLMTDEEYSQEVQAMLKPSIAHEYRLNYEKDVTQVNDR
- a CDS encoding DEAD/DEAH box helicase family protein; the encoded protein is MTAGDSPGFPALDIPRVIDTSNTDFINDFYIPLLSRSVEYKRGVGYFTSNWAQSAARGLTQLAKNGGTAKWLTSPHLSEEDWEAIVEGEQAKQDERLRQALERSIEDLHNDLEEDTREAIAWMIADGLLEIRLAIPQNSLSGDFHDKFGVFYDQDRNRVAFHGSKNDSEQALRNYEAYTIDCDWLSKRDQEGVDYHEKRFDALWENQDDNVAVYTIPESIKEELADLREYDSPPYDFDEEEESGITLRDYQDKAVKSWFQNACNGLFEMATGTGKTITALSALEQYLEEQDEPVITVIAVPVTHLAPQWAESMELFDFDNPRMIFGSMNPDWKSDLSKLVSNVNLGVRDQAFVITTHKTLSNSYFREKLDSATCKTLLIGDEVHRLGSDDQRKGLLASYDARIGLSATPERHYDEEGTTYLLEYFNGVIFKYTLADAIPDYLTPYDYHPIIVEMTQEELEEYQQLTKKVAAASASEDAPDEVVERLAMKRSKLVKSAENKYQALHDILDEIGDVDHFLAYTNPQQIDQVQEVLNEHGIIQHKFTYEEDDEERQRLLELFDKGDYDALVAMRCLDEGVDVPSTRQAVLMSNSGNPMQFVQRRGRLLRQYPGKDKAVIYDMIVVPSLHPPDDVQESEKNLLRKELDRFEEFADNARNEHQARNGIERLRTVYEI
- a CDS encoding DsbA family protein, giving the protein MFVFLGSYSGGDYDSSDSDDSQNDGSTDDHTQTGVDDYTGDDGDDNPEEDSDSAAGAAAGVADAAGAAAGAAGGGAGGSAGAAAGAGAGAGAVTEPPEGDDPGDTDETDEDEDCEEEEEEQPEPPDIEEPDIDPEDDVDEPDTEEDTEEDVDESEDVEEDTEEEDSDDEAAEDEEQESDEDNEEDEDEEEDETVVVVQEVDALSAMSWCVQPVMKRVEECYGEEIELFYKPAPVREVDPEQEKQKWIDAGQQLGMPVDPSFWEDDPPMSTELVNKAFEAADRQRRGMDYLRALWRHGVAAGRDINDEDVLVDLASDLGLDRERFEEDLDEVELESGGRGELPFTFMEIQGAPVPKNGRVRYSDFRTQFTFQGVEEQEPQDLQGFVEEHGPVATPEVMEVYGIRREEAVQRLQDVDGVSSFEAGGEDFWC